Proteins encoded together in one Riemerella anatipestifer window:
- a CDS encoding SPFH domain-containing protein yields the protein MITTFSFILGSLGAVLFIGIIFLSFFGLWFIVKQQTSVIIERLGKFHSVRGPGFHLKIPFVDQIAGRISLKIQQLDVVVETKTKDDVFVKIKVSTQYLVIGEKVYDAFYKLDNPHAQITSYIFDVVRAEVPKLRLDDVFEKKDDIAIAVKSELQEAMNDYGYDIIKTLVTDIDPDEQVKQAMNRINASEREKIAAQYEGDAQRILIVEKAKAEAESKRLQGQGIADQRREIAKGLEESVNVLNKVGINSQEASALIVVTQHYDTLSSIGSTNKSNLILLPNTPNAAGDMLNNLVTSFSTASIIGEEIKKKNKEA from the coding sequence ATGATAACAACATTTAGTTTTATTTTGGGTTCTTTGGGAGCCGTTCTATTTATAGGAATTATTTTCCTTAGCTTTTTTGGACTTTGGTTTATTGTAAAGCAACAAACATCAGTTATAATAGAGCGTCTAGGGAAATTCCATAGTGTAAGAGGTCCTGGTTTTCACCTTAAAATACCTTTTGTAGACCAAATCGCAGGCAGAATTTCTTTAAAAATACAGCAGTTAGATGTAGTGGTAGAAACCAAAACTAAAGACGATGTATTTGTTAAAATAAAGGTGTCTACACAGTATCTTGTTATTGGAGAGAAGGTTTATGATGCGTTTTATAAATTGGATAATCCTCACGCTCAAATTACATCTTATATTTTTGATGTGGTAAGAGCGGAAGTTCCTAAACTTAGATTAGATGACGTGTTTGAGAAAAAAGATGATATTGCTATCGCCGTAAAATCAGAATTACAAGAAGCAATGAATGATTATGGTTACGACATCATTAAAACCTTAGTAACAGACATCGACCCTGATGAGCAAGTAAAACAAGCGATGAACCGTATCAACGCTTCGGAAAGAGAAAAAATAGCCGCTCAATACGAAGGTGATGCTCAAAGAATCCTTATCGTAGAAAAAGCTAAAGCAGAAGCGGAAAGCAAAAGACTACAAGGACAAGGGATTGCCGATCAAAGAAGAGAAATCGCTAAAGGATTAGAAGAATCTGTAAATGTGCTTAACAAAGTAGGTATCAATTCTCAAGAGGCTTCGGCTCTTATCGTAGTTACTCAGCATTATGATACACTTTCGTCTATTGGTTCTACCAATAAGTCTAATCTTATCCTACTTCCTAACACGCCCAATGCGGCTGGAGATATGCTAAATAATTTAGTAACTTCCTTCTCTACGGCAAGCATTATAGGAGAAGAAATCAAAAAGAAAAATAAGGAAGCATAA